The DNA region taaaaatgatataattgaaatattttgaaaaatatataGGGATTGGGAGATAATTGTTAGAAACCAACCTACCTAGCTACTCCTTGAATTTAGATAACTAAAAAAATACTGTACGTTTCTTGTTTGGCAGAATTATAGATAAAAAAAGAACGCTGCAATTTTGAATTTGAGGGAGAAATAATAGACTGACTACTTCTTTTTCTTCAAACTCTACTCTTCCTCTTCATCAGTCACCACCAACCTGTAAGTGTCTCTCTTTCTACTTTTCAAAATAAATATACAAAGGGAGGACAATCTAACATTAAGATTTACCAATATCAAAATTTAAAGATTATATTATATAATGATTTTGTTAAAAACTATTTCTTTCTTTTATTAGCAATTTTGCAGTTTGAAACTAAGACAAAATTATGCAGAGATGCAATAGTTTAGctttatttgattaatttattttttaGCTTTATTTCATTTACATATTTATTTATTGTTATCATTTGAATAGATGGAAGGAAAATCAGAGAGGGAAGTGAAAATTGAAGAGTGGCTTCCGATTAATTCAGATAGAAATGCAAAATGGTGGTACTCATCTTTTCACAATGTAACTGCAATGGTTGGAGCTGGTGTTCTTGGTCTCCCTTATGCCATGTCTCAACTTGGATGGTATATTAATTTCAAACCTAAATTACAATAAAATACGACATATTGCATAATGACTGGTCCATTAATTTTTAATATGCATCAAATCTAAATTTGTTACTTTAGATATAAAGTTGTTACTAAAGTTATAATTCACAttatttcttttacttttttTCAGGGCTCCTGGTGTGACATTACTTATTCTTTCATGGATCATCACGTTATACACATTATGGCAAATGGTTGAGATGCATGAAATGGTTCCAGGAAAACGTTTTGATAGATATCATGAATTAGGTCAACATGCATTTGGAGAAAAATTAGGTCTTTATATTGTGGTGCCTCAACAAGTTGTAGTAATGCTTGGTGGAACTATTGTATACATGGTCACTGGAGGTGCATCATTGAAGAAGTTCCATGATACAGTGTGTCCAAATTGCAAAAAGATTAGATTGACATTTTTCATAATGATATTTGCTTCTGCTCATTTTGTATTGTCTCATCTACCAAGCTTCAACTCCATTTCTGGTGTATCTTTGGTTGCAGCAGTCATGTCTATTGCGTAAATCAactttaaaattttaatttttaagcttaattatattttttatttctaTAAATATACTATTTTTAATTCAGGCAAAATTGTACATTTTAAtcaatttctttttatttgtGAAAGAAAACAAACTCTCTTTTTATGATTCGTGTTGTTCAAGTATTTTTTTTTCTTTGCTAATTTGTAGCAATATTTTCTCTACAATCTGAACACATATGAGTTTATCATCTAATTTAAATTTTACTAGTtcaatgaaaaatgaaataacCTATTTTTTTCTTCATGTTTTGTATTTTACTACAGATATTCTACAATTGCTTGGACTGCTAGTGCGCATAAGGGAGTACAAGAAAATGTCCGATATAGTAACGCGGCTAAAACCACCACAAATTTAATCTTTAATTTCCTTAATGCAGTCGGCGCAGTCGCTTTTGCTTATGCTGGACACAGTGTGGTGTTGGAAATCCAAGCAACAATTCCTTCAACACCTGAAAAACCATCTAAGGTTTCGATGTGGAGAGGAGTTGTTGTTGCATATATCATTGTTGCTTTCTGCTATTGGCCTGTTGCTATTGTTGGTTATTGGATGTTTGGTAATCAGGTTAAGGATAATGTTCTCATCTCTTTAGAAAAACCAACATGGCTTATTGCAATGGCTAACCTATTTGTTGTTTTCCATGTGATTGGAAGCTACCAGGTAAAATTCATTTTGATCAAATGTTTTGAACGTGTAATTTTTTTTTAAGTTAATCATTTTTTAAAACTTGTTCGATAAATTTGTAAGATCATATAATTAGGTCAAGATaaaagttttaaaaaataaaattttgttgatttttttttgtatGACTTGAATCAGACAAGATTACAATAGACAGAAAAGTCATGTCTCAACACAGAAAATATgtcaacaaaatttcattttaagaACTACTTGAATATTTTGTTAAATAACTAATTCTTTTTTCTATGACAAATGTTAAAGTTACAATTCTACtctaaaaattaattttaaattttgattGTTGATGTAGGTTTTTGCAATGCCAATGTTTGATATGCTTGAAAGCTTGCTTGTCAAGAAATTGAAGTTTAAGCCAAGTACAATCCTTCGTTTTGTTGTGCGTAATGCATACGTAGGTAAGAGGAATAAAATACAAATATATTGTTTTGATTTTCAATAACAAATGTAGATATAATAGAACTCTTAATGTTATAGTTAAGTGTATGTTAGTATATCCACAATTTTAATAACATATTGTTAAATTGATTATtcaaaatataaaaattaatcTCTTGAAGGAGATTTTGATTAAGAGTTTTGCACTTATTAATGTCATCTTCGATTCAATAGAGTAGTCTCCGGTTAAGTGTAAGAAATATCTGATTCCTATTGAAAAAATCTAAGatatatttgttttgattttgtgtATTGATGATGGTATGTTTTCATTTCAGCATTCACAATGTTTATTGCTATTACTTTTCCGTTTTTCGGTGGTCTATTGGGATTTGTCGGAGGATTTGCCGTCACTCCAACAACATATTTTGTAAGTCAAAAAATAGTAAATTTATATCATTTTCTTAGaattatttattcattttattcAACTCTTCTTTTTATTAAATTTGCAGCTTCCATGTATCATATGGCTTAAAGTTTATAAACCTAAGAGATTCAGCTTGTCTTGGTATACTAATTGGGTAGGTATCTTTGATTATAtattttctctttcattttttaatatttaagtatttattaatttaatttcTTTGATCTATTTATTACAGATATGCATTGTGTTTGGCTTATGCATAATTATTTTAGCACCTATTGGAGCATTGAGGAGTATTATACTTGAAGCCAAGACCTACAAAATTTACGCATAAT from Lathyrus oleraceus cultivar Zhongwan6 chromosome 1, CAAS_Psat_ZW6_1.0, whole genome shotgun sequence includes:
- the LOC127123978 gene encoding lysine histidine transporter 1 encodes the protein MEGKSEREVKIEEWLPINSDRNAKWWYSSFHNVTAMVGAGVLGLPYAMSQLGWAPGVTLLILSWIITLYTLWQMVEMHEMVPGKRFDRYHELGQHAFGEKLGLYIVVPQQVVVMLGGTIVYMVTGGASLKKFHDTVCPNCKKIRLTFFIMIFASAHFVLSHLPSFNSISGVSLVAAVMSIAYSTIAWTASAHKGVQENVRYSNAAKTTTNLIFNFLNAVGAVAFAYAGHSVVLEIQATIPSTPEKPSKVSMWRGVVVAYIIVAFCYWPVAIVGYWMFGNQVKDNVLISLEKPTWLIAMANLFVVFHVIGSYQVFAMPMFDMLESLLVKKLKFKPSTILRFVVRNAYVAFTMFIAITFPFFGGLLGFVGGFAVTPTTYFLPCIIWLKVYKPKRFSLSWYTNWICIVFGLCIIILAPIGALRSIILEAKTYKIYA